A stretch of Brassica napus cultivar Da-Ae chromosome C6, Da-Ae, whole genome shotgun sequence DNA encodes these proteins:
- the LOC106384814 gene encoding F-box/LRR-repeat protein 13, which yields MFTFMDTAVVKRARYTSPPGDVDRLSSLPDCLIFHVLLNLPTKDVVQTSLLSPRWINLWKHVPGLDLDTEDFKELDTFVTVVDSFLERNRGSSVHHFKLAYDSPVVVEPNTGLVKRWLDAAAKLKVKHLNVSDNSSQSWDLVMSPTVYTCSSLVSLRLVGLTLPNTERVSLPSLKAMVLLLVEFTNKWALENLISKCPVLENFCIERCYGDGKSILRVHSKSLLTFMHDAGNNEDYDEDRIVEIDAPMLKYLRISDARTTSFIIKSPPSIVDADIDTVFNLISGRRLGVANEVQKREMVRDFLVRISKVKDLTIASSTLEVIYDYSRYVQLPVFPNLFLLRVTFDSYMWEMLPVFLEVCPNLKHLVMGTSENPKMVGITVIARPWNLLSSLEHVDIERSLTGEALEMALVGYFLESSPNLKTLSLSLDDSLKKGESAYKLTLSLDDAPKKEESDIFIELLNFRRLSSSCKIIVV from the exons ATGTTTACATTCATGGATACAGCCGTAGTGAAACGTGCTCGTTACACTAGCCCGCCTGGTGATGTTGATCGACTAAGCAGTTTGCCAGATTGCTTGATATTCCATGTACTCTTAAATCTTCCGACCAAAGATGTGGTTCAGACCAGTCTCTTATCCCCCAGATGGATAAATCTCTGGAAACACGTACCTGGTCTGGACTTAGACACCGAAGATTTCAAAGAACTCGACACCTTCGTGACTGTTGTCGATAGCTTTCTTGAACGTAACCGCGGTTCGTCCGTACATCATTTTAAGCTAGCGTACGACTCCCCTGTCGTTGTGGAGCCTAACACTGGTCTTGTCAAGCGCTGGCTTGACGCTGCTGCTAAGCTGAAAGTTAAACATCTCAATGTTTCGGACAATTCATCACAGAGTTGGGACCTCGTGATGTCTCCAACGGTTTACACCTGTAGCAGCTTGGTATCCTTAAGGCTCGTGGGGCTAACCTTACCTAATACCGAGCGTGTTTCATTACCTTCTCTCAAAGCTATGGTTTTACTCCTCGTTGAGTTTACCAACAAATGGGCATTAGAGAATTTAATCTCAAAATGCCCAGTTCTTGAAAACTTTTGTATTGAGAGATGCTACGGTGATGGAAAATCGATTTTACGTGTGCATTCTAAGTCTCTGTTGACCTTCATGCATGATGCGGGTAATAACGAGGATTATGATGAAGATCGTATAGTTGAAATTGATGCTCCCATGCTTAAGTATTTGAGGATCAGTGATGCTCGAACTACAAGTTTCATAATAAAGAGTCCACCTTCCATTGTAGATGCGGATATAGATACTGTGTTTAACTTAATTTCTGGAAGGAGACTAGGAGTTGCAAATGAAGTACAAAAGAGAGAGATGGTTCGTGATTTTCTCGTTAGGATCTCTAAGGTGAAAGATCTGACCATCGCCTCCTCTACTCTCGAG gtCATATATGACTACTCAAGATACGTACAACTACCGGTGTTTCCTAACCTGTTTTTACTGCGTGTCACGTTCGATAGCTACATGTGGGAGATGCTGCCAGTCTTTCTTGAAGTATGTCCGAATCTGAAACATCTTGTCATG GGAACTTCTGAAAATCCCAAGATGGTGGGAATTACTGTTATTGCCAGACCTTGGAATCTGTTATCATCTCTAGAGCATGTTGACATAGAAAGGTCATTGACAGGGGAGGCGTTGGAGATGGCACTAGTGGGTTATTTTCTTGAGAGCTCACCAAACCTCAAGACACTATCATTAAGCTTGGATGATTCGCTAAAGAAAGGAGAATCTGCCTACAAGCTAACATTAAGTTTGGATGATGccccaaagaaagaagaatctGACATCTTCATAGAACTCCTTAACTTTCGGAGACTCTCAAGCTCATGCAAAATTATTGTTGTCTGA
- the LOC106384816 gene encoding F-box/LRR-repeat protein 13-like, with protein sequence MFTFMDAARVKPARSTNPPSEVDRLSSLPDCLILQIFLNLPTKDVVQTSALSTRWTTLWKDVPGLDLDAEDFYIRETFANFVDNFLERNHGLSIHRFKLKYDSFYFEEPAGLINGWVDTASRLKVEHLDVSDSFSEWDPMMNPTVLYTCSNLVSLRLVGMGIPNPERVSLPSLKTLVLILIEFTNEWALENLISKCPVLENFCFERSYDDGIPILHVHSKSLLTFMHDAGYHEDYDEEDRFVEIDAPMLKYLKISDDRTSSFIIKSPPSVVEADIDTVFNLTSERSLGIANEVQKREMVRDFLLGISKVKDMSISSSALEVIYDYSRYVQLPVFRNLYTLRVRFDSYMWEMLPVFLEVFANLKTLVVGTSENPKMVNLIVIARPWSLLSSLEYVDIERPLSGEALEMTLVGYLLENSPNLKKLSLSLHDSLKQGESVHKLTLSLDDAPKKEESDIFIELLNFPRLSSSCQIIVR encoded by the exons ATGTTTACGTTCATGGATGCAGCCAGAGTGAAACCTGCTCGTTCCACCAACCCACCGAGCGAAGTTGATCGGCTAAGCAGTTTGCCAGATTGCTTGATATTACAGATATTCTTAAATCTTCCGACCAAAGATGTGGTTCAGACTAGTGCGTTGTCCACCAGATGGACAACTCTCTGGAAAGACGTTCCTGGTCTGGATTTGGACGCCGAGGATTTCTATATACGCGAAACATTCGCGAATTTTGTCGATAACTTTCTTGAACGCAACCACGGTTTGTCCATACATCGGTTTAAGTTAAAGTACGATTCTTTTTACTTTGAAGAGCCTGCTGGTCTTATCAACGGCTGGGTCGACACTGCTTCTAGGCTTAAAGTTGAACATCTGGATGTTTCGGACAGTTTTTCCGAATGGGATCCCATGATGAATCCAACAGTACTTTACACATGTAGTAACTTGGTGTCCCTAAGGCTGGTGGGAATGGGCATACCTAATCCCGAGCGTGTTTCTTTACCTTCTCTCAAAACATTGGTTTTAATCCTCATTGAGTTTACAAACGAATGGGCATTAGAGAATTTAATCTCAAAATGCCCAGTTCTTGAAAACTTTTGTTTTGAGAGAAGCTACGATGATGGAATACCAATTTTACATGTGCATTCTAAGTCTCTGTTGACCTTCATGCATGATGCGGGTTATCACGAGGATTATGATGAGGAAGATCGTTTTGTTGAAATTGATGCTCCCATGCTTAAGTATCTGAAGATCAGTGATGATAGAACTTCAAGTTTCATAATAAAGAGTCCACCTTCCGTTGTAGAAGCTGATATAGATACTGTGTTTAACTTGACTTCTGAAAGGAGTCTAGGAATTGCAAATGAAGTACAAAAGAGAGAGATGGTTCGTGATTTTCTCCTTGGGATCTCTAAGGTCAAGGATATGAGCATCTCCTCAAGTGCTCTCGAG GTCATATATGATTACTCAAGATATGTACAACTACCGGTATTTCGTAACCTATATACCTTGCGTgtcaggttcgacagctacatGTGGGAGATGTTGCCAGTCTTTCTTGAAGTCTTTGCGAATCTTAAAACTCTTGTCGTG GGAACTTCTGAAAATCCCAAGATGGTGAACCTTATTGTTATTGCCAGGCCTTGGAGTCTGTTATCATCTCTAGAGTATGTTGACATAGAAAGGCCATTGAGTGGGGAGGCATTGGAGATGACACTAGTGGGTTACTTACTCGAGAACTCACCAAACCTCAAGAAACTGTCATTAAGTCTTCATGATTCCCTAAAACAAGGAGAATCTGTCCACAAGCTAACATTAAGCTTGGATGATGccccaaagaaagaagaatctGACATCTTCATAGAACTCCTTAACTTTCCGAGACTCTCTAGCTCATGCCAAATTATTGTACGATGA
- the LOC106390060 gene encoding anaphase-promoting complex subunit 6, with product MREEEIEKIRGVVRDCVSKHLYSSAIFFADKVAALTNDPADIYMQAQALFLGRNHRRAFHLLNASKIVLRDLRFRYLAAKCLEELKEWDQCLLMLGDAKVDEDGNVYDAKDGNLIYFDKDGEDREINISSAICFLRGKAYGALQNRSQARQWYKAAIKADPLCYEALECLIESHMLTSEEESNLLSSLQFSPEDGWLSSFYSCLIKKYDKESTVEARFKKLENEISGSVSGSSMISTLVNNTDLLACKAEYYHQCCQYQKCFELTSGLLEKDPFHLKCTLVHLAAAMELGNSNELYLMACNLVKDYPSKALSWFAVGCYYYCIKKYAEARRYFSKATNIDGSFSPAWIGFGNSFAAQEEGDQAMSAYRTAARLFPGCHLPTLYIGMEYMRTHSYKLADQFFMQAKAICPSDPLVYNELGVVSYHMKEYGKAVRWFEKTLAHIPSVLTEIWEPTVVNLAHAFRKLRKYREAISYYERALTLSTKSLSTYSGLAYTYHLQGNFSAAISHYHKALWLKPDDQFCTEMLNVALMDECQNGLDSTVELC from the exons atgagagaagaagaaatcgaGAAGATCCGAGGCGTGGTTCGCGACTGCGTCAGCAAGCACTTATACTCCTCCGCCATCTTCTTCGCCGATAAAGTAGCCGCTCTCACCAACGACCCGGCGGACATCTACATGCAAGCTCAAGCTCTCTTCCTCGGCCGCAACCACCGTCGCGCGTTTCACCTCCTCAACGCCTCTAAGATCGTCCTCCGCGATCTTCGGTTCCGTTACCTCGCCGCCAAGTGCCTC gaGGAATTGAAGGAATGGGATCAGTGTTTATTGATGCTTGGTGATGCCAAGGTTGATGAAGATGGTAATGTGTATGACGCTAAAGATGGTAACttgatttattttgataaaGATGGAGAGGACCGTGAGATTAAT ATATCATCTGCAATATGCTTTTTAAGAGGAAAAGCTTATGGAGCTTTACAAAACCGTTCACAAGCTCGGCAATG GTATAAAGCTGCTATCAAGGCTGATCCGCTGTGCTATGAG GCGTTGGAATGCCTTATTGAAAGTCATATGCTCACATCTGAAGAAG AATCAAATCTGCTTTCCTCGCTTCAATTTAGTCCAGAAGACGGATGGCTCTCTTCTTTCTATTCATGCTTGATAAAGAAG TATGACAAAGAGAGCACTGTAGAAGCTAGGTTCAAGAAACTTGAGAACGAAATTAGTGGTAGTGTGTCTGGCTCATCTATGATCAGTACACTGGTCAATAACACTGATCTGTTGGCCTGTAAAGCTGAGTACTACCATCAATGCTGTCAGTATCAGAAGTGTTTCGAACTAACCTCTGG ACTTCTTGAGAAAGATCCGTTTCATCTAAAGTGTACCTTGGTACATTTGGCCGCTGCCATGGAGCTTGGTAATTCAAATGAGCTCTATCTAATGGCGTGCAATTTGGTAAAAGACTACCCTTCGAA GGCTCTGTCATGGTTTGCGGTGGGTTGTTACTACTATTGTATCAAAAAGTATGCTGAAGCTCGGCGGTACTTTAG CAAAGCGACGAATATAGATGGCTCATTCTCACCAGCTTGGATAGGCTTTGGTAATTCCTTTGCCGCACAAGAGGAGGGTGATCAAGCCATGTCTGCCTATCGAACTGCAGCTAGGCTATTTCCAGG GTGTCATTTGCCAACTCTGTACATTGGAATGGAGTATATGCGAACTCACAGCTACAAGCTTGCGGACCAG TTTTTCATGCAAGCAAAGGCAATATGCCCTTCAGATCCACTTGTTTATAATGAACTCGGAGTTGTTTCATATCATATGAAAGA GTATGGTAAAGCTGTGAGGTGGTTTGAGAAGACGTTGGCCCATATACCATCTGTATTAACTGAAATCTGGGAACCAACTGTGGTCAACCTCGCTCATGCATTTAGGAAGCTAAG GAAGTACCGTGAAGCTATCTCTTACTATGAAAGAGCACTTACGCTATCAACTAAAAGCTTAAGCACTTATTCCGGCTTGGCGTACACTTACCATTTGCAG GGGAATTTCTCAGCTGCTATCTCTCATTATCACAAG gCCTTGTGGTTGAAACCTGATGATCAATTCTGTACCGAGATGTTGAACGTGGCTCTCATGGATGAATGCCAGAACGGGCTTGATTCAACGGTTGAGCTCTGTTGA